In Desulfomonile tiedjei DSM 6799, a genomic segment contains:
- a CDS encoding response regulator: MRVLVVDDSGFMRKRIIEELRSHGHAIVGEAKSGDEAVELYRTLKPDLVTMDITMREKDGITAAKEILGEDPKANILFLTILNDDKYKSEAERLGAKGFVNKTDTPSITKAIKEIEEKQ; this comes from the coding sequence ATGCGGGTCCTAGTAGTCGATGACTCCGGATTCATGCGAAAGAGAATAATTGAAGAGTTGCGTTCTCACGGTCACGCGATAGTAGGAGAGGCAAAGAGCGGTGATGAGGCGGTCGAGCTCTACAGGACCCTTAAGCCCGATCTGGTGACGATGGACATCACAATGAGGGAAAAGGACGGGATAACCGCGGCCAAAGAAATTCTTGGAGAAGATCCCAAGGCCAATATCCTGTTCTTGACCATTCTGAATGACGACAAGTACAAATCGGAAGCTGAGAGACTGGGTGCCAAAGGGTTCGTCAACAAGACCGACACGCCTTCTATCACCAAAGCGATCAAGGAAATCGAAGAGAAGCAGTAG
- a CDS encoding methyl-accepting chemotaxis protein translates to MAIHQLRSGASSAKNVDEAGVKSPFRVISRYKLLALFCLLALLAMGLNVGLIVDLNGEIGRIQELLGPNAGDTSGGNLLREIESLRAHKIRMIVLLGALVICFGTIIYLFYKRIAAPLQELTGAARRISRGDLSASALVHSKDDFTEVAQVINDMAANFQEVLLLLGTTVGHSQVVLENMELRLGQEHTADNLDELRNHIRIIKKDLELLSGVVREFEYYQTRFDGRKVVPTIPLTD, encoded by the coding sequence ATGGCAATCCATCAACTCAGATCCGGGGCATCTTCCGCGAAAAACGTGGATGAAGCAGGCGTAAAATCGCCCTTTCGTGTAATAAGCCGATATAAGCTACTGGCGTTGTTTTGCCTCTTGGCTTTGTTGGCTATGGGACTAAATGTGGGGCTTATCGTGGATTTGAACGGAGAAATAGGGAGAATCCAGGAGTTGCTCGGACCCAATGCCGGCGATACTTCGGGAGGAAACCTGCTTCGGGAGATCGAATCCTTGAGAGCGCACAAAATACGGATGATAGTGCTCCTGGGAGCACTCGTCATATGCTTCGGGACCATCATCTATCTTTTCTATAAAAGAATAGCCGCTCCGCTGCAAGAGCTCACCGGAGCAGCAAGACGCATATCGCGTGGAGATCTGAGTGCATCCGCTCTGGTACATTCGAAGGACGATTTTACCGAAGTGGCACAGGTCATCAATGACATGGCGGCAAACTTCCAGGAAGTCCTTCTGTTGCTGGGCACGACAGTAGGCCATTCGCAAGTCGTTCTCGAGAACATGGAATTGCGCTTGGGTCAAGAGCACACGGCAGACAATTTGGACGAACTCCGCAACCATATCCGCATTATTAAGAAGGATCTTGAACTGCTTAGTGGTGTAGTGCGGGAATTCGAGTACTATCAGACGAGATTTGACGGACGTAAAGTGGTCCCGACAATCCCCCTGACGGACTGA
- a CDS encoding chemotaxis protein CheA, with protein MIDTEILQDYSSEARELLDEMENSLMRLEKEGASPELLNNIFRAVHCIKGSAEYIGLERSSTLTHGVENLLDRMREGLLSPTPEILEFLFRAKDLILTLIGEVSETQEEKTPISSVMSELESFLEGKPAPIPSISEPAPQEEEAPPAETTLSQEPEELSPVAAAEELDSAPEEEFIEPFEAQEDQTIHQFEPTEELAQKMASEIDEEEDWEVAPDSFPENVSEIVDENAEERLAAALEEPEQPTADIESTVPHLLNISLYLDDLQDGLSPDNVVSSLLETLEILSESYRALQLSEAVETLQSLEAAVLAIDLDKDALSHEEIDSLRNILYSLRSIYPEDLMVPIRESLGRTEKPEADSAPPVTEKPVTPPTYPLAAELENVPGITHEAIASLCEAGYSTVSHLYQADRDKLQNLPAMTAELATSILIHIGRETIIAQPKDIQRKKDSLLADIDDELLSEFQGLFADSGQTILQSTNKFYPYGGKAADLLQELDSIGEEADREIMEIFLSYGWEILDKLKPYVAKVKSGKVTGADLDACAELIKAIKSSSTYMDYQSLAGFLDEWYEWTIYNVQKVDAEPLEDLDFMDESLSKFEDFLGGLDMILHPPSSPELVQPRAVPEPIPEPWATRIPEVATEPVVTQTSFSPPARTDQSGQLMSDPVAEVETTAPEPVITAELEGPVDEALVRTGQDAQAGPLVRTMRVDSAKVDVLLNQVGELVVNRSYVEQLATELKNFQREIASRGDFGKKAIQQIKDLTLKVGEASISLGRVATEIQEGVMKLRMLPVGQLFNRMPRLIRDLSRRVGKTIDLEVHGGDTEVDKRVIEQIYNPLVHLIRNAVDHGIEDSDTRKKLGKKEQGSIVLSAYSQGNQVVIDVEDDGSGINADSVLKKALESKLINPQDAESVSSQEVYNLLFVPGFSTSTKVTRTSGRGVGMDVVKKDVEKINGHVEIDSWKNRGTRISLKIPLTLAIIQTLLIRSGMHVFAIPLTAVREIIQVASHEITTIEGFEVIKFRHETIPVLRVDEIFKLKEPQPANNPKFLVLASAGLKSVGFLVEELIGEQDVVIKPLADHVFKSRGLAGSTILGDGTIALVLDVLEVIEDVITKQRQLAQAHAAARNAKLERRGTHFTVRDTAIRMDV; from the coding sequence ATGATCGACACTGAAATTCTTCAGGATTACAGCAGTGAGGCACGCGAGCTTCTGGACGAGATGGAGAACAGTCTCATGCGTCTCGAGAAAGAAGGAGCCAGTCCCGAGCTGCTGAACAATATCTTTCGCGCCGTGCATTGTATCAAAGGTTCTGCCGAGTATATCGGGCTTGAACGGAGCAGCACCCTTACTCATGGTGTGGAAAATTTGCTGGATCGCATGCGGGAAGGCCTTCTCAGTCCGACACCTGAAATCCTGGAATTCTTGTTCAGGGCAAAAGACCTGATTCTGACTTTGATCGGTGAGGTCTCCGAGACGCAGGAGGAGAAAACCCCTATTTCCTCGGTCATGAGTGAGCTGGAATCGTTTCTCGAGGGCAAACCCGCGCCCATTCCTTCAATATCTGAACCTGCTCCGCAAGAGGAAGAAGCCCCCCCTGCAGAGACGACTCTATCTCAAGAACCTGAAGAGTTGAGTCCCGTGGCAGCCGCAGAAGAACTCGATTCCGCTCCGGAAGAAGAGTTTATAGAACCGTTCGAAGCTCAGGAAGACCAGACGATTCACCAGTTCGAGCCTACGGAAGAACTTGCGCAGAAGATGGCAAGTGAGATAGACGAAGAAGAAGATTGGGAAGTGGCGCCGGACTCATTCCCTGAAAACGTATCTGAAATCGTAGATGAAAACGCTGAAGAACGACTCGCTGCAGCTCTCGAAGAGCCGGAGCAGCCCACTGCGGATATTGAAAGCACTGTTCCACATCTCCTGAACATTTCTTTGTATCTTGACGATCTCCAGGATGGGCTGAGCCCTGATAACGTGGTTTCGTCACTGTTGGAAACGCTTGAAATTCTATCGGAATCTTACCGTGCGTTACAGCTATCCGAGGCTGTTGAGACTCTTCAGTCGCTGGAAGCAGCGGTTCTCGCCATCGATCTGGACAAAGACGCATTGAGCCACGAGGAAATCGATTCGCTGCGCAACATTCTTTACAGCTTAAGATCCATTTATCCGGAAGATTTGATGGTCCCCATTCGTGAATCTCTGGGACGAACAGAAAAACCCGAAGCGGATTCAGCTCCTCCTGTCACTGAAAAGCCTGTGACTCCGCCTACTTATCCGCTTGCAGCGGAACTGGAAAACGTTCCGGGAATCACTCATGAAGCCATCGCGTCCCTCTGCGAGGCAGGATATTCCACTGTAAGTCACTTGTATCAAGCGGATAGGGATAAGCTGCAAAATCTGCCTGCAATGACAGCGGAGTTGGCAACTTCCATTCTCATTCATATAGGCAGAGAAACCATTATCGCGCAACCCAAAGACATACAGAGGAAGAAAGATTCTCTCCTGGCGGATATTGATGACGAATTGTTGAGTGAATTCCAAGGATTATTTGCCGATTCAGGGCAGACAATCCTCCAGAGCACGAACAAATTTTATCCATACGGTGGAAAAGCCGCCGATTTGCTTCAGGAGTTGGATTCCATCGGAGAAGAAGCAGATCGAGAGATTATGGAGATATTTCTCTCTTACGGCTGGGAAATTCTCGATAAGCTGAAACCCTATGTAGCGAAGGTGAAGAGCGGGAAAGTCACGGGTGCGGATTTGGATGCCTGTGCCGAGTTGATCAAAGCGATCAAATCTTCATCGACTTACATGGATTACCAGAGTCTCGCTGGATTCCTGGACGAATGGTACGAATGGACGATCTATAACGTGCAGAAAGTAGACGCGGAACCGCTGGAAGATCTCGATTTCATGGATGAAAGCCTTTCAAAATTCGAGGATTTCCTTGGCGGCTTGGACATGATCCTCCATCCTCCATCGTCACCGGAGTTGGTTCAGCCAAGAGCCGTACCGGAACCGATTCCAGAACCCTGGGCCACGAGAATTCCCGAGGTAGCCACAGAACCTGTAGTCACTCAAACGTCTTTTTCACCTCCGGCAAGAACCGATCAATCCGGGCAGTTGATGAGCGATCCGGTCGCAGAAGTAGAGACAACAGCACCGGAACCGGTAATTACGGCAGAATTGGAAGGTCCGGTAGACGAAGCCCTGGTGCGAACAGGTCAGGATGCTCAGGCAGGTCCGCTCGTCAGGACCATGCGAGTGGATTCAGCTAAGGTAGACGTTCTCCTCAATCAAGTGGGGGAACTGGTCGTCAACCGTTCTTACGTAGAGCAACTCGCTACGGAATTGAAAAATTTCCAGCGAGAAATTGCTTCGAGAGGGGATTTCGGTAAAAAAGCGATTCAGCAGATCAAGGACCTGACGCTGAAGGTGGGCGAGGCAAGCATCTCGTTAGGACGTGTTGCCACTGAGATTCAAGAAGGGGTCATGAAGCTGAGAATGCTTCCGGTCGGTCAGTTATTCAACCGAATGCCCAGACTGATTCGCGATCTTTCCCGAAGGGTGGGAAAGACGATTGATCTGGAAGTCCACGGCGGAGATACGGAAGTCGATAAGCGTGTTATAGAACAGATATACAATCCTCTTGTTCACCTTATCAGAAACGCCGTCGATCACGGCATCGAGGATTCGGATACGCGAAAGAAGTTGGGAAAGAAAGAGCAGGGCTCTATCGTTCTAAGCGCGTATTCTCAAGGAAACCAGGTCGTGATTGATGTGGAAGATGACGGAAGTGGCATCAATGCCGATTCGGTCCTGAAAAAAGCCCTGGAGAGCAAATTGATCAATCCTCAGGATGCGGAAAGCGTTTCATCGCAGGAGGTCTACAATTTGCTTTTTGTTCCGGGTTTTTCCACGAGCACAAAAGTGACGCGGACATCGGGTCGCGGCGTGGGAATGGACGTCGTGAAAAAAGATGTGGAAAAGATCAACGGACATGTGGAGATCGATTCCTGGAAAAATCGAGGCACTCGCATTTCGCTAAAAATTCCGCTCACACTGGCAATCATTCAGACGCTCTTGATACGTTCCGGAATGCATGTATTTGCAATTCCTTTGACGGCTGTTCGCGAAATCATTCAAGTTGCGTCTCACGAAATAACCACCATCGAAGGATTTGAAGTCATCAAATTCAGACACGAGACCATTCCTGTGTTACGGGTAGACGAAATCTTTAAACTTAAAGAACCGCAACCTGCCAACAATCCGAAGTTCCTCGTGCTTGCTTCTGCAGGATTGAAGTCGGTAGGATTTCTCGTTGAAGAGTTGATCGGCGAACAGGATGTTGTGATAAAGCCTCTCGCGGATCACGTCTTCAAGAGCCGCGGGCTTGCTGGGTCCACTATTCTGGGTGACGGCACTATAGCGCTGGTACTCGACGTCCTGGAAGTAATAGAGGATGTCATTACCAAACAGCGCCAGTTGGCCCAAGCCCATGCAGCAGCCAGAAACGCAAAACTCGAACGTCGCGGCACACATTTTACCGTTCGAGATACCGCCATAAGAATGGACGTATAA
- a CDS encoding ParA family protein, producing the protein MGQLIAIVSQKGGVGKTTTAVNLGACLSAIKRKVLLIGLDPQCGLDKCFGLDPADTSVGVFELLQNGASAIGATYRAHPRLPRLDLMPTNIRSMADEALYAELLQKNVQCLNQFLSHIKDKYDYIFVDCPPRLDNPTFAALIACDSYLVPIQCEYASMATVGRVLRTALEVRRFHNTKLGIFGFLLTMADKRAGFTVKVVQEVRQYLKEHVFRTIIPRDPKLAEVPSRQQPVIAYDLESPGARAYIQLAREILAREAGLKGK; encoded by the coding sequence ATGGGCCAGCTCATAGCGATCGTCAGCCAAAAAGGCGGGGTCGGCAAAACCACTACTGCAGTGAATCTCGGAGCGTGTTTATCGGCTATCAAACGGAAAGTTTTGCTGATCGGCCTTGATCCGCAATGCGGGCTGGACAAATGCTTCGGGCTTGACCCTGCAGATACTTCCGTAGGAGTGTTCGAACTACTTCAGAATGGTGCGTCGGCAATTGGAGCCACCTATCGCGCCCATCCCCGTTTGCCGCGGCTCGACCTGATGCCGACGAATATTCGCTCCATGGCTGATGAGGCTCTCTATGCTGAACTTCTCCAGAAAAACGTTCAGTGCCTCAATCAGTTTCTCAGTCATATCAAAGATAAATACGATTATATATTCGTGGATTGCCCCCCAAGACTGGATAATCCAACCTTTGCAGCGCTAATAGCATGTGATTCATATCTCGTCCCTATTCAGTGCGAATATGCTTCCATGGCTACTGTAGGCAGAGTGCTCCGAACTGCCTTGGAGGTAAGAAGATTTCATAACACCAAGCTGGGTATTTTCGGCTTTCTCCTCACGATGGCCGACAAACGGGCAGGCTTTACAGTGAAAGTTGTCCAAGAGGTGAGGCAATACTTGAAAGAGCACGTGTTTAGAACCATTATTCCGCGAGACCCGAAACTCGCCGAAGTGCCTTCCCGCCAGCAGCCCGTAATTGCATATGATTTGGAATCACCCGGAGCCAGAGCTTACATTCAGCTTGCCAGAGAAATTTTGGCGAGAGAGGCAGGCCTCAAGGGCAAATAA
- a CDS encoding chemotaxis protein CheB, with product MTRDGQDKIRVLVVDDSALMSRQIASILSEDDSLHVVGRAKDGLEALTMVKELSPDVVTMDVEMPRMNGITALKHIMVKYSVPTVMISALTKEGARTTFDALKYGAIDVIAKPSRREDENLDAQKADIIGKVKRAAAIRSGRSKYIKMSAPIRRDEKVPKGSILDSTRFVIIGAGTGGYYSLLRIIPGLTSEFSDVLIAVILVSDRYLEPFAVYLDAHSVVPVQAITGPFIPERGACYLCSRDRLLEIQSTDGTLSLAPSSANGDEGAIDHVMKSAAHNLGERVIGVVMSGAGNDGAEGIAAIHEAKGTTMVQDINSCMDPSMPIAVLEKCSVHRILADYCIADYLSKRPPSEQSESDT from the coding sequence ATGACTCGCGACGGACAGGACAAAATCCGAGTGCTTGTGGTGGACGACTCTGCGCTGATGAGTCGTCAGATAGCAAGCATTCTCAGTGAGGATGACAGTCTTCACGTAGTAGGACGTGCCAAGGACGGCCTTGAAGCGCTCACCATGGTCAAGGAGCTTAGTCCGGATGTAGTTACCATGGACGTTGAGATGCCGAGAATGAACGGAATTACGGCTTTGAAACACATTATGGTCAAGTATTCCGTTCCGACGGTCATGATCAGCGCACTTACAAAAGAAGGGGCCAGGACTACATTCGACGCCCTGAAATATGGCGCGATCGATGTGATCGCAAAACCGTCCCGGAGAGAAGACGAAAACCTGGACGCTCAAAAAGCCGACATAATCGGCAAGGTGAAACGCGCGGCAGCTATTCGTTCGGGTCGGTCCAAGTACATCAAGATGTCTGCTCCCATACGCCGAGACGAGAAGGTCCCCAAAGGCAGCATTCTCGATTCGACTCGTTTTGTGATCATCGGTGCCGGAACAGGCGGTTATTACAGCCTTCTGCGCATTATTCCCGGCCTGACTTCGGAATTTTCGGACGTGCTCATAGCCGTAATTCTTGTTTCCGACCGCTATTTGGAACCGTTTGCAGTGTACCTGGATGCGCACAGTGTTGTCCCGGTACAGGCAATCACCGGGCCTTTCATACCTGAAAGAGGGGCTTGCTATTTGTGCTCGCGAGATCGACTCTTGGAAATCCAGAGCACTGACGGAACTCTAAGTCTTGCACCCTCTTCCGCGAACGGAGATGAAGGAGCAATCGATCACGTGATGAAATCCGCTGCCCACAACCTGGGGGAGCGTGTCATCGGCGTTGTGATGAGTGGAGCCGGAAACGACGGAGCGGAAGGAATCGCGGCAATTCACGAGGCCAAAGGAACGACAATGGTACAGGATATCAACAGTTGCATGGATCCATCTATGCCGATAGCCGTACTGGAAAAATGTTCCGTACATAGAATTCTTGCGGATTACTGTATCGCAGATTACCTGTCGAAACGACCGCCATCGGAACAATCTGAATCTGACACGTGA
- a CDS encoding ATP-binding protein, producing the protein MNTKTIYPFAAIVGQQRMKLGLILNVINPAIGGVLIRGEKGTAKSTAVRALADLLPLIEVVRECPFQLSPEAAHEVCLECWKHDCRRIRLDGGRPDSDLRKTRVIELPVGATEDRLIGTLDLEHALKKGEKRIEPGILAEAHRGILYVDEVNLLDDHLVDVLLDSAAMGINTVEREGVSFTHPAQFTLVGTMNPEEGELRPQLLDRFGLCVTIEGIRDSSSRVEIMERRLRFEEDPTGFAQEWDNESAAVVEKIRNAVDLYSRITVDRSILMEIARYCLDVGVDGHRGDIVTLKAAKALAAYDNRTDVTVEDVNAAAELALPHRVRRQPLQDVAVDVKVLRDSLSKQHS; encoded by the coding sequence ATGAACACAAAGACAATCTATCCTTTCGCAGCCATTGTCGGTCAACAAAGAATGAAGCTCGGGCTCATTCTCAATGTTATCAACCCTGCAATCGGTGGTGTGCTCATACGCGGCGAAAAGGGCACAGCCAAATCAACGGCCGTACGAGCTTTGGCAGATCTGCTGCCACTGATCGAAGTTGTTCGGGAGTGTCCTTTTCAGTTGTCTCCTGAAGCAGCTCACGAAGTATGCCTGGAATGTTGGAAGCACGATTGCCGCCGCATTCGCCTGGACGGCGGGCGTCCTGATTCAGATCTTCGCAAAACGAGAGTGATCGAACTCCCTGTCGGAGCCACAGAAGACAGGCTTATCGGCACTCTGGACCTGGAGCATGCGTTAAAGAAAGGCGAAAAACGTATCGAACCGGGAATTCTGGCGGAAGCTCATCGGGGAATTCTCTATGTGGACGAGGTGAACTTACTGGACGATCACCTCGTGGATGTCCTGCTGGATTCCGCAGCAATGGGAATCAACACAGTTGAACGAGAGGGCGTCTCTTTTACCCATCCGGCACAATTCACGCTCGTGGGCACAATGAATCCTGAAGAAGGGGAACTCCGGCCGCAACTATTGGACCGCTTCGGCCTGTGCGTTACCATCGAAGGAATTCGCGACAGCTCGTCCCGCGTGGAAATCATGGAAAGGCGTCTCAGATTTGAGGAAGATCCGACAGGATTCGCACAAGAATGGGACAACGAATCTGCCGCTGTTGTGGAAAAAATCCGGAATGCTGTGGATCTGTATTCCCGAATAACCGTCGATCGATCCATCCTCATGGAGATTGCACGCTATTGCCTGGATGTAGGAGTTGACGGTCATCGTGGCGACATAGTCACTTTGAAAGCCGCTAAAGCACTGGCAGCGTACGACAACCGTACAGACGTTACCGTGGAAGACGTGAATGCGGCAGCAGAGCTCGCTCTTCCACACCGGGTTCGCAGACAGCCGCTCCAGGATGTTGCTGTCGATGTGAAGGTGCTGAGAGACTCTCTGAGCAAACAACATTCATGA
- a CDS encoding SDR family NAD(P)-dependent oxidoreductase — translation MSYVPDLTEKIAIVTGGGKGIGKAIALGLAKCGAKVVIAARTVPEIEAVADEIRSTGGSAHAKMTDLTQSDQIDALVQEAVNVFGGVDILVNNAARSFLRPLIDLREDGFDKIFDTNVKGTFLLSRAAAKIMMQRGGGRIVNVTTVGAERGGPMMGAYFASKAAVKMLTMCMATEWASMNILVNAVGPGITRTHFSQPIWTNPELERQLVSHIPQGRIAEPEDIVGAVLFLCSDAASFITGQTIYVDGGTLATGA, via the coding sequence ATGTCGTATGTACCTGATCTTACAGAGAAGATCGCTATCGTAACAGGCGGAGGAAAAGGTATCGGCAAGGCAATTGCTCTGGGATTAGCCAAATGCGGGGCAAAGGTGGTCATTGCGGCAAGAACCGTCCCGGAAATCGAAGCGGTAGCAGACGAAATCAGGTCTACAGGGGGATCGGCTCACGCGAAAATGACGGATCTTACGCAGAGCGATCAGATAGACGCACTTGTCCAGGAGGCAGTCAACGTCTTCGGAGGTGTGGATATTTTGGTCAACAATGCAGCCAGGAGTTTTTTGAGACCGTTGATCGACCTCAGGGAAGATGGATTCGATAAGATTTTCGATACGAATGTAAAGGGTACATTTCTGCTCAGCAGGGCGGCAGCAAAGATTATGATGCAGCGCGGAGGCGGGCGGATAGTGAATGTTACTACTGTCGGCGCTGAACGTGGCGGTCCTATGATGGGCGCATATTTTGCCAGTAAAGCCGCCGTGAAGATGCTCACCATGTGCATGGCTACGGAGTGGGCATCCATGAATATTCTTGTGAATGCAGTCGGCCCCGGTATAACGAGAACCCATTTCAGTCAGCCGATCTGGACCAATCCTGAATTGGAGCGTCAACTCGTCAGTCATATCCCTCAGGGCAGGATTGCGGAACCCGAGGATATCGTGGGTGCAGTCCTCTTTCTGTGCTCAGATGCAGCGAGTTTCATCACAGGACAGACTATCTATGTGGACGGCGGCACACTTGCTACCGGTGCATAG
- a CDS encoding HD-GYP domain-containing protein: MAKAAIDAQSAADDVRAGLDDAALMKKYALSARGLQSLFRKLISAGILTQRELDTRMSETDTSIVLDLSIPVRPEKSETFARELAVMVISRDPSLLINVRELLEIEVIQVFGSIDPDSDFFERAQPQVVVADLDPGQSDLQDIFSSLRRLRRFVPVLAVVSSARERALQGIPKGIFDLLDKPVDAGLFVFAVRRALTHAELMHSKPGAALIAAHDKTVRAFEQIREAQDNAILALAKLMESREGRGSHLQRIRNYCRVLCVCASEQESFRDLLTAEYIEDLVRASILHDVGKATMSDAALYGTEWSDREVLKQHPVFGGRALEEAVNRLGRDSFLSVGMEIAYYHHEHWDGSGYPFGLRDREIPFAARIFAIADAYEHMTSNSGEKKPLSHAEAVESIIENKGIRFDPELVEIFLEAENEFRHILANKSGEI, translated from the coding sequence ATGGCGAAAGCAGCTATTGACGCCCAAAGTGCTGCAGATGATGTGAGAGCCGGTCTCGATGACGCGGCGCTTATGAAGAAATATGCTCTATCGGCCAGAGGGCTTCAGAGTCTTTTTCGAAAACTGATCTCAGCGGGCATCCTGACACAACGCGAACTCGACACGAGAATGTCGGAGACCGATACGTCTATCGTCCTGGATCTCTCCATTCCTGTAAGGCCCGAAAAATCGGAAACATTTGCTCGCGAGTTGGCTGTCATGGTTATTTCCAGAGACCCTTCCTTGCTCATAAACGTACGGGAGTTGCTGGAAATAGAAGTTATACAAGTTTTCGGAAGTATCGATCCCGATTCTGATTTTTTTGAGCGGGCTCAACCGCAGGTCGTCGTTGCAGATTTGGATCCGGGCCAGAGCGATTTGCAGGACATTTTTTCGAGCCTGAGGCGCTTGAGGCGTTTTGTGCCTGTCCTCGCTGTGGTCAGTTCAGCGAGAGAACGTGCATTACAGGGAATTCCCAAAGGAATTTTCGATTTACTCGATAAACCCGTCGACGCGGGACTGTTTGTCTTTGCTGTCCGCAGAGCTCTCACACATGCCGAGCTCATGCATTCCAAACCGGGGGCAGCTCTGATTGCTGCACATGATAAGACCGTAAGAGCCTTTGAACAGATAAGAGAAGCACAGGATAACGCCATTCTCGCTCTTGCCAAGTTGATGGAATCCAGGGAAGGCCGGGGGTCTCATTTGCAACGGATTCGCAATTATTGTCGTGTTCTTTGCGTATGTGCGTCAGAACAGGAATCATTTCGGGATCTTTTGACGGCAGAGTACATTGAGGATTTGGTACGCGCGAGCATTCTTCACGATGTGGGAAAGGCGACCATGTCGGATGCGGCACTTTATGGGACTGAATGGTCGGATCGTGAAGTGTTGAAACAGCATCCGGTATTCGGCGGACGCGCCCTCGAGGAAGCAGTAAACCGGCTCGGCAGGGACAGTTTTCTTTCGGTCGGAATGGAAATCGCCTACTACCACCATGAGCACTGGGATGGATCCGGGTATCCGTTTGGATTACGCGATCGTGAAATACCGTTTGCAGCCCGAATTTTTGCGATTGCAGATGCGTACGAGCATATGACCTCGAACTCCGGCGAAAAAAAGCCGCTTTCTCACGCAGAGGCTGTGGAGTCTATCATCGAAAATAAAGGTATCCGTTTCGATCCCGAATTGGTGGAAATCTTCCTGGAGGCAGAGAACGAATTCCGGCACATACTGGCAAATAAATCAGGTGAAATATAA
- a CDS encoding MBL fold metallo-hydrolase encodes MTIHATDLIEDTLADSGGVREYTLSDSSTRIVRIKTFCPDLIGPGPTNVYLIKNETTVMVDAGIPTKFAKAFFYNLRNQPMPGEVEGLEPNHSENELTDGLEAAGISFSDIKSLLFTHGHPDHFLLARFLLDRTSASISAHILDTPNICNPWSMLYNWVSRQEQMEATGMPRAISAQPGNRDRIFAGLDLESHGLSVPVDEPIFRNQYLEVQGKKIPDIRIQHLPGHSPGSIGAIVGPEHGKKVLLCGDVLLNPITPHPDDLLVYLQTLEELATYDDIELVLPAHGEEITDLKSRVAFLREHHRDRLAFTWEACSTPKSVWDIATTPGYFDTYVDPEKFNFLAGTEALVHMQLLFMVDGLQRFRIEDGVHYFMRNREDFDRVYDRICQLIADKKNKPIMKY; translated from the coding sequence ATGACGATACACGCAACCGATTTGATTGAGGATACCCTCGCGGACAGTGGAGGAGTCAGAGAATACACCCTATCTGACAGCAGTACACGAATTGTCAGGATCAAGACTTTTTGCCCTGACTTGATCGGTCCCGGCCCGACAAACGTGTACCTTATTAAGAACGAGACCACGGTCATGGTGGATGCGGGAATCCCGACGAAATTTGCAAAGGCGTTCTTCTATAATTTGCGAAATCAGCCTATGCCCGGTGAAGTCGAGGGCCTGGAACCGAATCACAGCGAAAACGAGTTGACTGACGGGCTGGAGGCAGCAGGAATATCGTTCTCGGATATCAAGAGCCTGCTCTTTACTCACGGGCATCCGGATCATTTTCTCCTTGCGCGGTTCTTGCTCGATCGCACGTCTGCATCCATTTCTGCCCATATTCTCGATACACCGAACATATGTAATCCCTGGAGCATGCTTTACAATTGGGTTTCTCGTCAGGAGCAAATGGAAGCCACCGGAATGCCAAGAGCGATTTCAGCACAGCCGGGAAACAGGGACCGGATTTTTGCAGGGCTCGACTTGGAATCCCACGGATTATCAGTTCCGGTGGATGAACCCATTTTCCGGAATCAGTATCTCGAGGTACAAGGGAAAAAGATTCCCGATATCCGAATACAACACCTGCCGGGTCACTCTCCCGGAAGCATTGGAGCGATCGTCGGACCTGAGCACGGAAAAAAAGTGCTTCTGTGCGGAGACGTTTTGCTCAATCCCATAACCCCGCATCCCGATGACCTGCTCGTTTATCTTCAGACACTGGAAGAGCTTGCGACATACGATGACATTGAACTCGTGCTACCTGCGCACGGGGAAGAAATTACGGACCTGAAGTCCCGAGTAGCTTTTCTGCGGGAACACCATAGAGATCGTCTCGCATTCACTTGGGAAGCGTGTTCTACTCCGAAGAGCGTCTGGGATATTGCCACTACGCCGGGATATTTCGATACGTATGTAGACCCGGAAAAATTTAACTTCCTTGCCGGAACAGAAGCATTGGTTCATATGCAACTGCTGTTCATGGTCGATGGGCTGCAACGCTTCCGTATCGAGGATGGAGTGCATTACTTTATGAGAAATCGGGAAGATTTCGATCGGGTGTACGACAGGATCTGCCAACTTATTGCAGACAAAAAGAACAAACCCATCATGAAGTATTAG